Sequence from the Fodinibius salicampi genome:
CGACAGGATGATTTAGTTCTGTCGCTTTTTCATTCTTGCACCAGAAGCTTGAAGTATATAGCTTTAGAAAAAATGAAGTCTCATAACTAATTGGACGAACCGAATAGTTTATTTTTGATTACCTTTCTGCAGTCGACTGATATTGTTGAACTATCTTCGACAATAGATCCGGTTGGACTGATTATTGAAATTTCCATCATTATTATTGGATTCATATTTTCAGCTCTTTTCTCAGGATCTGAAGTTGCTTTTTTCTCGCTTTCTTCCCAACATAGCTCCATTATAGAGAGTGATGGACATCCAGAAGACAAGTTGATCAGGCGGATGCTGAAACGTCCACGCCGATTGCTGGCGACTATACTGATTGGAAATACTTTTGCCAATATTGTGACTTCAATCCTTGCGGCGGTGGTTACCGGTAATATTATAGCTTATTATGGGTTTTCAGAGTTTTGGATTTACTTGTCGGAAGTTATCGTACTTACCTTTTCAATTTTGGTTCTGAGTGAAATAACTCCAAAGGTCATTGCTATAAATGATCCACTGAAAAATGCCAGGCTTATTAGCCGTCCTATCTATTTCTTTTATATTATTCTTAAACCACTTGCAGTTCTTATAGCAAACAGTACGCTCAGCCTTGAGGAACGGCTTCCCAAACCAAATAGCAAAATGACTTCCGAAGATATCATGACGATGGCTGAAGTCAGTGAAGAGGAAGGATCGATTAGAAGAGATGAACGGGAGATTATTGAAAATGTAATAGAATTTGGGAATATCAGTGTGCGGGAAATTATGACCTCTCGGATTAATATTGTAGCTATATCTACTACGAATTCCCTCGATGAAGTATTAACACTTATACGTGAGAAAGGACTCTCACGTATGCCTATATATGAGAATGATCTGGATAATATCCTGGGGATTATTCATTCAAAAGATGTGCTCCCCTACATTAATTCTGATATAGAGCGGACAACCATAAATTGGCGGACTATTGCCCGAAAAGCACTTTTTATACCTTCTACTAAAAAACTTGATGACCTTCTTCGTGATTTTCAGCAGGAAAAAACACATATCGCAATTGTAGTTGATGAATATGGTGGCACAGAAGGATTAATTACACTAGATGATATCCTTGAAGAAATTGTAGGTGATATATCTGACGAATACGATGGGGCAGAAGAACAGCTGTTTACCCGTTTTCGAAGCGGGGTCTATGTATTTGACGCCAAAATTGACCTGGATGATATGGAGGAAATACTCGAATGCACGCTAACTTCTGGGGAGGATGATTTTGAGACGCTCGGAGGACTTATGTATAATCTGACCGAGCGCATCCCGAATGTAGGGGAACGAGTCTATTACAAAAATGTCGAATTTACCATACATTCAGTTCAAAATAATCGGGTGCGGAAAGTACGAGTAAAAGTACAGGAACCAAGATCCAAAAATGCCCGAAATTCTTCAGAGAATAAGTAATTACTGTATGCCAGAATCGCTTAACAAAATTGTAAATCAGGATGTCCAGTTACGTCCGTATAATACCCTCGATATTCCAGCCAGGGCCCGTCTTTTTGCATCCATAACATCTGTAGAAGAACTCCAGCAGCTACTTCAGGAATCGCCGGTGGATACAGATGATATGTTAGTATTGGGGGGAGGAAGTAACATCCTTTTTGCTGGTGATTTCCCGGGAATGGTTTTGCAAATAGCGATTAAAGGAAAGAAAATAGTTGAAGAAGATGATTCCTTTGTCTGGTTAGAAATAGGTGGAGGAGAAAACTGGCATCAAACCGTACGCTACGCTATAGACAAAGGATGGGGAGGCATCGAAAATCTCTCGCTTATTCCCGGAACCGTGGGTGCTGCCCCTATCCAGAATATAGGTGCTTACGGCGCAGAATTGGCGGATGTTTTTGAAAGACTGGAGGCGGTAAATATAGCATCTGCAGAAGTACGGACATTCAGCAAGGAGGAATGTGAGTTCGGATATCGCGACAGTATATTTAAGAGGGCTCTTAAAGGGAAATTTGCAATTACCAAAATAGTTCTTAAGCTATCGAAAAGACCTGAGATTAACAGTTCTTACGGGGCAATACAGTCGGAACTTGAAAGAAGAAATATCAATGAGCCCACCATCCGCGATATCAGTGACATTGTTATTTCTATTCGCAATGATAAACTTCCAAATCCTGAAGCGCTGGGTAATGCTGGTAGCTTTTTTAAAAATCCGATAGTTGAAGCAGAAAAGTTTGAAAAATTAAAACAATCTTATCCACAGATACCCGGTTATGAAATAAGTGAAAATGAGATCAAGGTTCCCGCCGGATGGCTTATTGAAGAAGCGGGGTGGAAAGGAAAAAAGATTGGTAATACCGGTACCTACCGACAACAAGCGCTGGTAATTGTAAATCACGGGGGGGCAACCGCCGAAGAGATATTGAATCTCGCTGCTAAAATTCAAGAATCTGTCAGAGAAAAATTTGAAATTGATTTGGTCCCAGAAGTAAATATTATTTCGTAGGATGAAGGAGGAAACTGATCGTGCTGTTTATTTTACAAAACACCTTTTTCGGACGGGTTTAGGATGTCCTACAAAGCTTTATTACAAAGCTAAAGATTATCCTGAAAGCCAGGCAGGACGACCCTTTATTGAACATGCCATTCTCAACAAAAGGCTTTTGAAATCATTAGTACATTCAATTTATCCCAGTGGTGAATTTATAAACGGGCGAAATACTAGGGAGTCTGCAGAACAAACAAAGGGTCTTTTTGATAGTAAAGAGAGTATTATCTTTGATGCTACCTTCATTCATAAACGAATGATGGCCAGGTTGCCGGTCATATTGAAAAGTGCAGACCGTCTTACGGTCATGCATATACAGACTAAAGCTTTCAACGCTAGAAAGCATAGCCTATTAGACAGAAATGGAAATATCCATTCTAAATGGAGAAAGTATTTATTTGATTTTGCGTATCAACTATATATTCTTCAGGAAGAATATTCGGATTTTTCTATACTTCCTTTATTAGTTTTACCCGACAAATCTTCTTATGCCCAAAGCAGTGAATTGCCGGGCGCACTAAAGCCTTTTGAACCGGATTCTATAGCCTCGGATATACCTACTTCAAATCAACAGCTATTGGTAAAGCTGGATGTGAGCGATCCGTTAAAAAAAATATGGCAGGATTCGGATTTTGCGGAAGAGCACTTTCAAAAAGAATCTTTTGAGGAAACGCTATTTTACCTGAGAGATATTTATCTGGAACAGGAAAAGGTTGATCCGCAAGTGGGTACGAAATGCAAGGAGTGTGAATTTAGAATTGTCTCATCTCGGGTTGAAAAAGGCGAGAAAAGCGGTTTTAATGAGTGTTGGGATCCATTGAGACCGGAGGAATCAAAATCAGGACACATATTTGACCTGATTGGTGCCGGCACCCAAAAGTGGTTGGATGAAGGAAAATATTTTCAGCAGGATATTGATGAAGATAGTATTTTACCGATTAATTTTATTACAGAGAGTACGAATAAAATTACGGCCCAAATGCGCCAGTCTCTTCAGGTCCATAAAGCAAAAGGGCGGTCCGTTCCGGAAGAAATTTTACGTCCTCCTCTCATAAAAGAATTGCGAAGATGGAAGTATCCCGTTCATTTTTTGGATTTTGAGGCTGGAAATTATGCCGTGCCGGTGCGTAGAAACCGCCCTCCATATCATCTGGTGGTGTTTCAGTTTTCCTGTCATACGCTCCAGAAAAATGGAGACTGGGAACATCATCAGTGGCTCGATGACCTCGGCAGTGTTTACCCTAACTATGAGCTGGTTCGTCGATTAATGAACGTGCCTAACATTAATAAAGGTACAATTGTACAGTACTCTAATTTTGAGCGTAATGCCCTGAAGATAATTCGCCGGGAATTAAGAGATGAATCCGAAATTATCCCCGATAGTAAATGGCTTATTCAATGGATTAAAACCATCATTAAACGTAATGATTCCAAGCATGCTCATCCACCATATGTGGCTGATTTAAGCCGTCAGGTAAAGGATTATTATTACAATAGAGAAATGGAAGATTCATTGAGTATCAAGGATGTGCTGCAATCTGTTATGACACAGAGCGACCTTTTGAGGCAGAAGTATTCCAAACCATATAGCAGCCATAATTTTGATAAAGTAACCTGGTGGCAACCGGATAAGAATAATAAGGCCCGAAATCCATATAACATTTTGGCAGAGAGATCGGAAGCGTTAGTTCGTCGTGGCACAGAAGCGATGGTGTGTTATGGGAAACTTTTAGCCCGTGACTTGAGTAAGAGTCAAAGAGAAGCGTACCGAAACTCTTTACTTCGGTATTGTGAACTTGATACACTGGCAATGATGATGATATATGAGCATTGGAAGGAGAAATTGAATCAGTTATATTAATTTTAATAGAATGATTCAACTGAGATAAAACAAATTTAACGGGCATACTATTATGAAGCTATTACATTTTCGGAATATTGTTTTATTAGCCTTATCTGCATTGCTGATAACTTTTTGTGTGGTACAGCGGAGTCCAATTACGGACCAAAAGCGAGCCTATGGCTATAGCTGGGAAAAAGAAGTTCAAATAGGACAACAGGCTGATAAGCAAATACAACAACAGTATGGTATATACGATGATGAGCAATTATCGAATTATGTTGAAAATATCGGGCAGGAAGTGCTTTCGGTAAGCCACATGCGCCGTGAAGATACTGATCCCAAGTATAAAGAAACTGAATTTTATTTCCGGGTATTGAATAGCGGCACACCCAATGCTTTTGCTCTTCCGGGAGGGTATATTTATGTAACCCGGGGTTTATTGGGGCACTTGGAGAATGAAGCCCAGCTGGCAGTAGTCCTTGGACACGAAATCGGTCATGTTGCTGCTCGTCATGCTTCGCAGCGAGCATTTGAACAACAGATGGGGCAGCTCGCTCTCATTGGTGGAGCAGTAGCAGGACAGGAGCTACTAGGTGTTCCGGGACAGTCGATTCTCAATATGGGAGGTCAGGCAGCACAATTTCTGTTTTTAAGTTACAGCCGCGATGATGAAAGAGAGTCCGACCGTTTGGGAGTCGAATACTCTGCAATGCAGAATTATGCAGCGGCCGAAGGAGCAGGTTTCTTTTCAGCTTTGAAACGCATATCCGAACAATCAGGACAAAGTATTCCGGCTTGGGCTTCCACGCACCCCGATCCGGCTGCACGGGAACAGACTATCCCACAACTGGCCCAGGAGTGGGAGGAAAAAGGATATGAGCAGACGATTCGGGATACTGACCAGTTTATGCAGGCTATTGACGGAATGGTATATGGGGAAAACCCTCGTGAAGGATTTACTCGCGACGGGATGTTTTATCACCCGGAACTGGCCTTCCAGTTTCCTTATCCAAAAGGATGGCAATTGGCTAATCAACCTTCCGCAGTGCAGATGGTGAATGAAGACCAGAATGCGATAATTGTTTTCCAGATTGACAGTAAAAATAATTCTCCAAAAGCTTCGGTTAACGAATTTTTGAATCAGGATGGAGTAGAGCCGGCTACAAGTAGCGCTATATCTCACAATGGCTTAGAAGGTTTTGAGGCCACCGCAAGTGCCCAAACTCAAGATGGAGCCGATGTACGATTCTATCTCTATTCTGTAGCCTATGACGGGAATATCTATCGTTTTGTATCCTATACACTGGCGGATCAGTTTGACGAGTACAGGTCACAGTTTGAGCAAACAGCGAACTCTTTCCGCTCTCTTGAAGATCGGTCAATTCTTAATATCCAGCCCGCACGGGTTCAAGCGTTCCGAACAGATCGTTCGGGGACTTTCCAGTCATTTTTACCCGATAACCTGCCGCTTGAATTAACACCGGAAGATGTAGCCATAGCAAATCAGGTACAGCTGGATGAAACAATTGAAGCAGGAACTTGGATTAAGATTCCTAGACAATAAAAGTTAGCTTTTTCTCCTACAAATAAATCCAATATCTTTGGGGCATAACAGAACCCGAACTTTTTGGATATTTATTTCATGATTGAGCGATATTCCCGTAAAGAAATGGCCGATATCTGGTCACTGGAAAACCAATTTCAGGCCTGGCTGGATGTGGAACTGGCTGCCTGCAACGCTTGGAGCAAACTGGGCAAAATTCCCAAAAATGATGTCAAAAACCTCTATGAAAATGCTTCTTTTGATGTCGATCGTATCAAGGAAATAGAAAAGAAGACTCGTCATGATGTGGTGGCCTTTACGCGGTCGGTTTCGGAGTCGCTCGGAAAGGAAAAGAAGTGGGTCCACTATGGGTTAACCTCCACCGATGTGGTCGATACCGCCAATGGGTATCGGCTCAAGCAGGCCAATGAGATCCTGCGAAAAGATATTCATGATATTATTGATGTACTCGCGGAGAAGGCGAAAAAGCACAAATATACCGTCATGATGGGGCGCACCCACGGCGTGCACGCTGAACCCACAACCTTCGGCCTGAAATGCGCACTCTGGTATGCCGAAATGAAGCGTAATCAGGAACGCTTTGAAAAAGCAGCCAAGGCTGTTGAGTTTGGAAAGATGAGCGGTTCGGTAGGGACTTTCGCAAATATTCCGCCTGAAGTTGAAGAATCGGTCTGTGAGGAATTAGGTCTTTCTCCCGCGCCTATCTCTACCCAAACCCTGCAGCGCGATCGTCACGCTGATTACATATCCACACTGGCGCTTATTGGTTCGACTATGGAGAAAATGGCGGTTGAAATTCGTCACCTTCAGCGCAGTGAAGTCCGGGAGGCTGAAGAGTTTTTCCGGAAAGGACAAAAAGGTTCTTCCTCAATGCCGCACAAGCGTAATCCGGTCAGTTCAGAAAATATATCGGGATGCTCACGCGTGTTGCGTGGTTATATGATGTCGGCTTATGAAAATATTCCCCTCTGGCACGAGCGCGATATTTCACACTCATCGGTAGAGCGTATTATTTTGCCCGATGCTACTATTTTACTGGACTATATGCTTAATCGTTTCTCGGGCGTTGTTGAAAAGTTGACGATATTCGAGGACAATATGCACGACAATATCTATAAAACCTACGGATTAACGTTCTCTCAGCGTGTCTTGCATAAGCTTATTGATACGGGAATGTCACGTGAAAAAGCCTATGATACCGTCCAGCCACTGGCGATGCAGGCGTGGGAGGAAAAGACAATGTTCCGTGATCTGGTGGAAGCGGATGAAACCGTACAGGAAAATCTAACTGAAGAGGAAATTGATGAGGCTTTTGACTTGGATCATCACACCCGAAATGTGGAACGTATTTTTAAGCGAGTGGGATTGGAATAGAATGCATATGAAACGGATAAAGCAGGTTACTGCAGGTAGAATTGATAAAAAATAGTCGAATCAGAATCATCCGTATTTAATTAAATTACTGTGCAAAGCTGGCCTAATCTCATCTTTTCGGATACTCTTTCTTTTGAGGAGAAAGTCCAACAGGTTTTCGAATATCAGTCTGAGAACAATCCCGTATATCGGAGATATTGTGAGGCATTGGATAATATAGAAGCTATTCCATTATTACCTATCAAAGCGTTCAAAGAAGCCGCGGTAACGGCCCATCCTAAAGAGGACTACGAGCTTGTATTCAAAAGCAGCGGTACTTCGGATATGCAGCGGAGTATCCACAAAGTGCATGATCCTGAGCTTTATGATCAATCGTTGTTAAAAGGATTTCGCCATTTTTACAATCTGGAGAATGCGGTAATTTGGGGATATACGCCGGGCTATGCTGATAATCCGCATTCGTCGCTTATTTATATGATCCAAAAACTCATAAACCAAGGTGAAAGTGGATTAAGTCGCTTCTTACCACTTGATAAGCCTTTACAGGCTGATGATATTAAGGAAGTCAAACAAAGTGGAAAACAACTGATTCTATTCGGTGCTGCATTTGGACTGTTGGATCTTTTGGAACTGGATGTTCCTTCTATCCCCTCAAATAGTGTGATCATTGAAACCGGCGGGATGAAAACCCATAAGCGCGAGATAAGCAGGAAAGAGCTCCACAGAAAACTGAGCAGGGGATTTGGACTGGACCAAAGCCGGATTCACTCCGAATACGGCATGGCGGAGCTACTGAGCCAAGCGTATGCTACCGGAGGAAAATGGTTTAAAACCGTCCCCTGGATGCAGGTTTCCATTCGAAATCCCGATAATCCCGCAGAAGTGTTACCAGCCTATAGGGAGGGGCTTATTGCCGTCATTGATTTAGCCAATGTTCACAGCTGTTCGTTTTTACTAACCCATGATAAGGGCGTAATGGACCCAGAAGGGCGGTTCCAGATACTGGGACGGTGGAATCCCAAAGATCTGCGTGGCTGTAACTTTTTAATCGAAGAAGATTAGTATAGTAGTTCACAGAGAAATCTTCAGGACCCAGGTAACATAATGGCTGAATTGCAAAAACGTATAGATACATTACTCGAGGCCTCCGATAATTGGCTCAGCAACGATAATCATTACCTGATGGATGCCATTGACCGTACCATTCGCGAAGGATACTTTAGTTTCGAAGATGTAAAGTATGCCCTTAAAGTGATAAAGGAGAGTTTAGATAGAGATGCCGTGGAGGAGTGGGCTGAACGTGCTGAGCTTGATCACAAACAGGAAAATAATGCCTCCGGACAAAACGTAATGTGCCTGCATGCGGGGAATCTGCCGTTAGTAGGATTCCAGGATGCTTTTGCTACGTTGTTGAGCGGAGCCCGCTATACGGGAAAAGTCTCACGGAAAGATCCGTATCTACTGCCTACTTTTTTGAACGAAATTAAAAAGACGGGAATGTGGACCGATCGTGATGTGCAGTGGACGCACCGGCTTGATGATTTTGAAGATATGCCCCATGACGCTATTATTTTTGCAGGTTCAGAATCATCTGTGCCTGGGGTAAAGCAAGCCATTGAAGAGTACAACCTGGCAAAAGATAATACCCGATATCTTATCCGCACGGCGCATTTTTCTATGGCTTTTTTCGATCGCAAAGATGAGAAAACAATAAAGAATTTAGTGGATGGTGTATTACGATATGGTGGAAAGGGTTGTCGATCAGTCGGTATTGTGGTTTCCCCTTTTTCTTTAGAGGAAATTAAAGATGAACTATCCGATTATATACGGTCATTTTGGGAAGCGAA
This genomic interval carries:
- the purB gene encoding adenylosuccinate lyase; the encoded protein is MIERYSRKEMADIWSLENQFQAWLDVELAACNAWSKLGKIPKNDVKNLYENASFDVDRIKEIEKKTRHDVVAFTRSVSESLGKEKKWVHYGLTSTDVVDTANGYRLKQANEILRKDIHDIIDVLAEKAKKHKYTVMMGRTHGVHAEPTTFGLKCALWYAEMKRNQERFEKAAKAVEFGKMSGSVGTFANIPPEVEESVCEELGLSPAPISTQTLQRDRHADYISTLALIGSTMEKMAVEIRHLQRSEVREAEEFFRKGQKGSSSMPHKRNPVSSENISGCSRVLRGYMMSAYENIPLWHERDISHSSVERIILPDATILLDYMLNRFSGVVEKLTIFEDNMHDNIYKTYGLTFSQRVLHKLIDTGMSREKAYDTVQPLAMQAWEEKTMFRDLVEADETVQENLTEEEIDEAFDLDHHTRNVERIFKRVGLE
- the murB gene encoding UDP-N-acetylmuramate dehydrogenase, whose product is MPESLNKIVNQDVQLRPYNTLDIPARARLFASITSVEELQQLLQESPVDTDDMLVLGGGSNILFAGDFPGMVLQIAIKGKKIVEEDDSFVWLEIGGGENWHQTVRYAIDKGWGGIENLSLIPGTVGAAPIQNIGAYGAELADVFERLEAVNIASAEVRTFSKEECEFGYRDSIFKRALKGKFAITKIVLKLSKRPEINSSYGAIQSELERRNINEPTIRDISDIVISIRNDKLPNPEALGNAGSFFKNPIVEAEKFEKLKQSYPQIPGYEISENEIKVPAGWLIEEAGWKGKKIGNTGTYRQQALVIVNHGGATAEEILNLAAKIQESVREKFEIDLVPEVNIIS
- a CDS encoding hemolysin family protein; this encodes MITFLQSTDIVELSSTIDPVGLIIEISIIIIGFIFSALFSGSEVAFFSLSSQHSSIIESDGHPEDKLIRRMLKRPRRLLATILIGNTFANIVTSILAAVVTGNIIAYYGFSEFWIYLSEVIVLTFSILVLSEITPKVIAINDPLKNARLISRPIYFFYIILKPLAVLIANSTLSLEERLPKPNSKMTSEDIMTMAEVSEEEGSIRRDEREIIENVIEFGNISVREIMTSRINIVAISTTNSLDEVLTLIREKGLSRMPIYENDLDNILGIIHSKDVLPYINSDIERTTINWRTIARKALFIPSTKKLDDLLRDFQQEKTHIAIVVDEYGGTEGLITLDDILEEIVGDISDEYDGAEEQLFTRFRSGVYVFDAKIDLDDMEEILECTLTSGEDDFETLGGLMYNLTERIPNVGERVYYKNVEFTIHSVQNNRVRKVRVKVQEPRSKNARNSSENK
- a CDS encoding M48 family metalloprotease, which encodes MKLLHFRNIVLLALSALLITFCVVQRSPITDQKRAYGYSWEKEVQIGQQADKQIQQQYGIYDDEQLSNYVENIGQEVLSVSHMRREDTDPKYKETEFYFRVLNSGTPNAFALPGGYIYVTRGLLGHLENEAQLAVVLGHEIGHVAARHASQRAFEQQMGQLALIGGAVAGQELLGVPGQSILNMGGQAAQFLFLSYSRDDERESDRLGVEYSAMQNYAAAEGAGFFSALKRISEQSGQSIPAWASTHPDPAAREQTIPQLAQEWEEKGYEQTIRDTDQFMQAIDGMVYGENPREGFTRDGMFYHPELAFQFPYPKGWQLANQPSAVQMVNEDQNAIIVFQIDSKNNSPKASVNEFLNQDGVEPATSSAISHNGLEGFEATASAQTQDGADVRFYLYSVAYDGNIYRFVSYTLADQFDEYRSQFEQTANSFRSLEDRSILNIQPARVQAFRTDRSGTFQSFLPDNLPLELTPEDVAIANQVQLDETIEAGTWIKIPRQ
- a CDS encoding acyl-CoA reductase produces the protein MAELQKRIDTLLEASDNWLSNDNHYLMDAIDRTIREGYFSFEDVKYALKVIKESLDRDAVEEWAERAELDHKQENNASGQNVMCLHAGNLPLVGFQDAFATLLSGARYTGKVSRKDPYLLPTFLNEIKKTGMWTDRDVQWTHRLDDFEDMPHDAIIFAGSESSVPGVKQAIEEYNLAKDNTRYLIRTAHFSMAFFDRKDEKTIKNLVDGVLRYGGKGCRSVGIVVSPFSLEEIKDELSDYIRSFWEANPQHEFPPPKLRQQFAYNKAVERSQLWLEYLLLQEGGLEFDQDFVCYWVEGDESKVAELGEKYAAQLQSIYVAHPEVAIPGYGEQTEFLSNAQQPSLSWKPDGVDTLEWLIG
- a CDS encoding DUF2779 domain-containing protein, with amino-acid sequence MKEETDRAVYFTKHLFRTGLGCPTKLYYKAKDYPESQAGRPFIEHAILNKRLLKSLVHSIYPSGEFINGRNTRESAEQTKGLFDSKESIIFDATFIHKRMMARLPVILKSADRLTVMHIQTKAFNARKHSLLDRNGNIHSKWRKYLFDFAYQLYILQEEYSDFSILPLLVLPDKSSYAQSSELPGALKPFEPDSIASDIPTSNQQLLVKLDVSDPLKKIWQDSDFAEEHFQKESFEETLFYLRDIYLEQEKVDPQVGTKCKECEFRIVSSRVEKGEKSGFNECWDPLRPEESKSGHIFDLIGAGTQKWLDEGKYFQQDIDEDSILPINFITESTNKITAQMRQSLQVHKAKGRSVPEEILRPPLIKELRRWKYPVHFLDFEAGNYAVPVRRNRPPYHLVVFQFSCHTLQKNGDWEHHQWLDDLGSVYPNYELVRRLMNVPNINKGTIVQYSNFERNALKIIRRELRDESEIIPDSKWLIQWIKTIIKRNDSKHAHPPYVADLSRQVKDYYYNREMEDSLSIKDVLQSVMTQSDLLRQKYSKPYSSHNFDKVTWWQPDKNNKARNPYNILAERSEALVRRGTEAMVCYGKLLARDLSKSQREAYRNSLLRYCELDTLAMMMIYEHWKEKLNQLY